The genomic stretch ACCTGGATCGCATGACCAGACGGATTGTCGAGTCAGGATTCCTAACGGATCAAGAGGAGTATTTTTCCTTCATTCGCAGCAAAATTGGCGGGCTCTCAGACGGCCATTGCCGAGAGCGGATAGTGAACTACATCTTATCATCTGCCCAGAACTGACGTTTACTTTTTGTTCAATTTTCCTTAACGTAACACCCATGCTCGACAAGCTCTTCACATCCAAAACGCGCATCAAGCTGCTCCTCAAGCTTTTCCTTAACCCTGAGGTCTCTTCCTATCTGCGCGAATTATCCAGCGAGTTCAGCCTTTCACCCAACGCGCTGAAAGAGGAATTGGACGGCCTGAGTCAGGCGGGGTACCTTGACAAGGAAAAGAAAGGACGGAACATCTACTACAAGGCCAACACACGGCATCCTTTCTTTCCGGAAATCAGCTCCATCGTGCGCAAACATTTCGGCATAGACAGGGTGATCGAGCAGATTCTCACCCACCTTGGCGACGTACAGGAAGTTTACATTCTGGACGACTATGCCAAAGGGGTGGACAGCGGCATAATTGACGTGCTCGTCGTCGGCAACGTAGACCCCAATAAACTGCACGGTGTGGCACAGCCCATAGAGAAAAAGCTGGGCAGAAAGATCAGAACCATGGTCATGCCCACCAGCGAATTTAACACAACCAGTCTGCTGGCTAAACGCCCGTATTGGAAGGCATATTAACCATGCGTCCCCCTATGACCATAGCTGCATTACGCCAAAAACTTTCAACTGGCGGGCACACCGTTGGATCGTGGATGCAAATTCCCTCGCCCGATGTAGCCGAACTTATGGGCAATTCAGGGTATGACTGGATTGCTGTGGACCTAGAACACGGCGCCTTTACCCGCAGCGATCTCCCGGACACATTTCGCGCCATTGACCTAGGCGGCTCGCTGCCTTTTGCCCGGGTTGCGGACTGCACCATGACCTCGATCAAGGGAGCCTTGGATTCCGGAGCTGCGGGTCTCATCTTTCCCATGATCGAATCCCGTAAACAACTGGACGATGCTATCAGCCTTTCTCTGTACCCGCCCAACGGAATACGCGGAGTCGGCTATTGTCGAGGCAATCTGTTCGGCAAGCAGTTCGAACAGGGCGTTGCTGCCAATCCCGACCTCTTTTTCTGTGCACAGATTGAGCACGTGCGGGCTATAGACAACCTGTCGGCCATTCTTGCTCACCCCAGACTGGACGCGATTATGGTAGGCCCTTATGACCTTTCCGGCTCCATGGGCTTGACCGGGCAGTTCGGACACTCTGACTTTACGCAAGCTCTTTCCCGCATTGCTGAATCGGCGCGATCCGCATGCATCCCCATGGGGCTGCATGTTGTACAGCCCGACGCAGCAGCACTGCGCAGCAAGATTGAGGAAGGATACCAGTTCATTGCGTACGGAATTGATTCCGTGTTTTTGTATAACAGTGCCGAAAGGCCCATCTGGTAATAGTGGTTAGACGCACCATGAAGATTACAGTATTTGGCGGAGCCGGGTTCCTCGGCTCACACGTATGCGACAAGCTGTCCGCTGCCGGGCACGACGTCGTCATCTTCGATATCCGCAAGTCACCATACCTGCGCGATGATCAGAAGATGATCGTGGGCAACATCCTTGACGAGCAAAGTGTTCTAGATTCGGTCTCCGGCGCTGATGCGGTGTTCAACTTCGCTGGCATCGCCGACATCGGTGAGGCCAACGGACGCCCCATAGACACCGTGACCTACAATATTCTCGGGAATACCATCGTCCTGGATGCCTGCCGCCAAGCCAAGGTCAAGCGATTCCTGTTTGCCAGCTCCGTTTACGTATACAGCGACTCCGGCGGATTCTACCGCTGCAGCAAGCAGGCCTGCGAGCTGTTCATAGAACAGTTTCATAAGAACTA from Desulfovibrio psychrotolerans encodes the following:
- a CDS encoding winged helix-turn-helix domain-containing protein, which translates into the protein MLDKLFTSKTRIKLLLKLFLNPEVSSYLRELSSEFSLSPNALKEELDGLSQAGYLDKEKKGRNIYYKANTRHPFFPEISSIVRKHFGIDRVIEQILTHLGDVQEVYILDDYAKGVDSGIIDVLVVGNVDPNKLHGVAQPIEKKLGRKIRTMVMPTSEFNTTSLLAKRPYWKAY
- a CDS encoding HpcH/HpaI aldolase family protein; the encoded protein is MTIAALRQKLSTGGHTVGSWMQIPSPDVAELMGNSGYDWIAVDLEHGAFTRSDLPDTFRAIDLGGSLPFARVADCTMTSIKGALDSGAAGLIFPMIESRKQLDDAISLSLYPPNGIRGVGYCRGNLFGKQFEQGVAANPDLFFCAQIEHVRAIDNLSAILAHPRLDAIMVGPYDLSGSMGLTGQFGHSDFTQALSRIAESARSACIPMGLHVVQPDAAALRSKIEEGYQFIAYGIDSVFLYNSAERPIW